CGACGCCGATCCGGAACGCCGCGCCCATGCCGTACTGGGCGGACAGCATCCCGATGAGCCCCACTCCGCCCAGGACCCAGCCGGCGATTGGCGGGACGGAGAAGAGGGGACGGCTCCAGGGCAGCGTGGACGCGCCGGGCCAGAGCGCCGCCATGACGACGGAGCCCGCCCAGAGCAGGGAGACGCCGCTGATGAGCCGCGTGACGCGCGCATGCGAGGGATCGGCCGCCGTGCTCCGGTACGCCAGGGGGCTTCGTCCGAAGCGCAGGCGATAGAGGAGGCTCGAGCCCAGGTGCCCCAGCAGCAGGTGGAGCGAGATGAAGCCCAGGTAGAGCCCGGGCGCCTCGGCGATTGTCCTCATGGCCCGACCACCTCCGCCGTCAGGCCAAAGGCCGAGCAGGCCCAGTCGGCCAGGCGCCGGGTGAAGTCGCGCAGCTCGCTGGCGCTCCAGAGCCCCTCGAACGTCGCCGGGTTGATGCAGAGCGTCTCCTGGAAGGTGAAGCCGGTGGCTCCCCACGTGGGCGTATGGCTGCGCAGGGAGCGGATGCGCAGCGGCGCTCCGATGAAGTGGCGGTCCAGCCGTCCCATATAGGTGGTCACCAGCGTGTTGGTTCGCGGCTCGGCGATGAGCCCGGGGCGCGCGTTCTTCCGGAGCACCCGGCCCGGGGCCACCCGAGCCACCGCCATGCACTCGAGCGCCGTGGCCCAGTGGACGCCGGTGTCGAGCACCCGCTGGATCTCCGAGCGCACCCACCGGACGAGCCCGGGAGGATCCTCCAGCCGCGCGTGCACCTCTGGGAAGGGCAGCTCGATGGGAACGGCGGAGCAGCCGTTGCCCAGGGTGCGCCCGAGCCCCAGCTCCCGCCGCAGGTCCACGGGCATGCGCAGGCGGATCATCCCGTCTCTCGGGGGCTCGCGCAGGGCTACGGCCGCGAGCAGGGCGGCGAAGAAGACATCGGAGGCGGAGAGGTCCGGTCGCTCGGCAGGCAGCCGCAACCGCGCCGTGGCCATGAGCGAGCGTCCCGCGACATCCCCGCTGCGACGCAGCCCCAGCCCGCGCATCGCCAGCAGCCGGTGGCGAGGGCTCGCGACGGCGAGGCTCTGGCCGGGCCGGCTCAGCGCGGCCTGGAGGACCTTGCCATCGGTGAGCGTCGATGCCGCCAGGGGTGGGGCCTCCGCTCCTCTGCCCGCGCACAGCCCCCAGAGCCGCTCGAGCAGGTGCCCGAGCGCCTTGGCGTCGCCAATGGCGTGGTGGAGCTGGATCGCCAGCATCCAGGGGCCCTGGGCGGCATCGGCCATGGGGTGCAGGTGCAGCCGCAGGGGCAGGTCTCGCGAGAGGTCCATCCGCGCGTTGATGACGCGCGCCACGGCCCCCGGCTCCTCCAGCGGCTCGGAGCCTTCGAGCAGCGCCGCGTTCGCGTCTTCGTCGGAGCGAGGCACGGGGAGCCACTCACACCGGGCATCGTTCCATCCGACTCGGAGGCGCGGGTTCTCGCGCACCAGCGCGCGCAGGCCTCGCCGCAGGGTGGCCACGTCGGGGCGCTCGTCGAGGCGCAGCAGCACCGTGGCCCAGATCGTCGCCACCTCGCCATCCAGGCGGGCCATCAGCGTGTCTACGAAGTTCGCGCGCATCGCTCGATCCAGCCGGCAAAGAGGGCCTGGGAGTCCTTCCCCGCGAGCCGTGCGCGGCCCAGTGCCTCGCAGGCGGCCTTCACGTCTCCCACGTGCTGGAAGACGAGCTCGTCGGGCGCTTCCTGGTGCAGGCGGATGCCGGTCGGGCGGTAGCCCGCGGCGAGCAGGACGGGCGTGGCCTCGGCCACATGTCGCGCATCGCCCATCGAGAGGTGGAGGAGGTCCACACGGGCCCGAGCGGACAGCAGGGTCGGCTCACCCTCCTCGGGGCCCGACGTTCGGACGAGCTCTCGCCGCTCGATGCGCAGGGACTCATTCCAGTCGATCGGCCGCAGGACATGGCGCACGGGGCGAGCACGAGGCTCGGCGGGGACGAGGACGACGGATCCCGACAGTCCCACGCCCGCGAGGATGGACCGCAGCCACTCTCCCCAGCAGCCCTCGGGCAGGTAGCGCGTGCGGGGAGGCAGCGGCCCGAGCACGGTCGTCATCTCCAGCGCCTGCATCGGGAGGCCAGAGCCCTCCACGCCGATCAGCGTCTCGCCGCGCGTGTAGTGGACGATGAGCCCCACGGGCACGGCACTCATGATGCGCGCGGCGTACCGCTGGGCCATCAGGTGCAGGGTGGAGGTGTGCTGGTGCACGAAGCCGACGTGGCCCCTCAGTCGCTCCAGGAGGTAGCGCCACATGCGCGCGTGCTCATCCCGGTCCATGGCCGTGCGCAGGGTGGGGTGGGTGAGGGAGAGCCCCGAGTCCACCGAGTCCCTCCCCGGCGCCGTCCACAGCCCGGTGTGCGAGACGATCGCTCCCTGGGCGTTCAGCTCCCCCAGGCTCAGCAGCCGACCCGAGCGCCACAGGCGCGAGGCGCCTCCGGGCTCATAGAGGACGGGGTAGGAGTACGTATCGCCGTAGCGAGCGTGGAGCAGCTCGCGGAAGGCGGGCTCCTCGGACTCGCTCAGCCAGCGGGAGTGCTCGGTGGGCGCGGCGGAGCGGAGGTCGTCAACCAGGGAGGCGGTGCAGTCTCGGCCCATGCCCTGGGGCAATGCACCTCAGGGGCCAGCGCGGAAGTCCGCGACGTCCCGTTCCTGCTCGGGGCAGGGACGTGCAGCCCTGCTCGCAGGTGTGCCACCGAGTGCACGCAGGCTCCCGAGTAGCTGCACACGGAACCAGCGCCTTTGGGAAGGCTCAGGGCTGGATGTTCAGCTGGCTCGGCAGGCCCATCGGCCAGGTCGTCGCGGTGCAGAGGGCCGCGCCTTCGCAGCGCTCGGCGGGAATGAGCCACTCTCCCACCCAGTACACATCCACCCGGCCCGCGGGGAAGTCCGAGGGGATGGTGAAGCGCACGCCGCCCGCCTCGGGTGTGGCGGGCACCTCCTGTCCATTCAGGGTGACGGCTTCGAACTGGGAGATGTCATCCGTGGGCGGCTCCCACTTCAGGAACACCTCCTGGCCCGGCTTCACGGCGGGGGGCGGAGCGACCAGCTCGAAGCCGTGCCGAGCGTAGTAGTTCGTGAACTCCGCGACGATGCGCTCGTCGCCGTCCTGGATCTCCATCACCGCGTTCCTCGGGTCTCCGAAGAACGGATCGGTGTCCAGCTTGCCGGTGAAGTTGGGCGGCGCATTGAAGCAGCGATCGGGATCGACGATGGGCCCCCCGGGGAACACCTGGAGCGGCGTGCCGTCGAAGCTGGCCGACACGTCCGGGTGCAGCTGGAGGCATCCCGCCTCGGGCTTCAGCTGCTCGAGGAGCGCCAGGAAGTTCCCGTCCCGGGAGACCATGGTGGCCCGCAGGTGGCGACCCGAGAACCGCTCGAGATCGTTTCCAGGCTCGCAAGCCACCAGGGTGGAGGCGCACAGCAGCCCGGGCAGGGCACGTCGGACCAGGAGCGAGAGCACGGAGCGCATGAGCATGCGACGAAGGCTAGCCTAGGAGCCCGGGGGCCCCATGAATCACTTGCGGAGCAGTGTAGACAGGCCGTCAGCGGCGCCCGAGGAACTGGGGATCCGACCAGTCCCACAGACGCTCCGGATGAAAGTCCAGGTCCACCGGTGTGCTGTTCCACTGGTACACCTTGCGAGAGCTGGCGCCGTGGACGTGGATGAGCAGGCTCACCAGCGCCAGCACGCCGAAGGTGGCCGTGAGCGGGCGCCGGGCCTGGGCTCCGCGCCAGCCGAGCGCGCCCACCACCGGGATGAGGAAGAAGGTGAGGTAGGGCACCATGTCCGTGAAGAAGCGCGGCCCGTAGGAGTGCCCCGCCCACCAGTGGGGGAAGGTGGAGATGGCCAGCCAGTGCAGCACCACCACGGCGAGCAGGAAGCCGTGCAGCCGGGTGAAGGTGCGCGCGCGCAAGTCCAGCCACAGGCCCCAGAAG
This DNA window, taken from Hyalangium gracile, encodes the following:
- a CDS encoding methyltransferase family protein; translated protein: MRTIAEAPGLYLGFISLHLLLGHLGSSLLYRLRFGRSPLAYRSTAADPSHARVTRLISGVSLLWAGSVVMAALWPGASTLPWSRPLFSVPPIAGWVLGGVGLIGMLSAQYGMGAAFRIGVDAGEQPPVLHERGLHRYSRNPIYVFSYLYLVGASLWAPSLLTLASLAGLGALFHALVLQEERYLAARLGESYARYLLRVPRYL
- a CDS encoding condensation domain-containing protein; this translates as MRANFVDTLMARLDGEVATIWATVLLRLDERPDVATLRRGLRALVRENPRLRVGWNDARCEWLPVPRSDEDANAALLEGSEPLEEPGAVARVINARMDLSRDLPLRLHLHPMADAAQGPWMLAIQLHHAIGDAKALGHLLERLWGLCAGRGAEAPPLAASTLTDGKVLQAALSRPGQSLAVASPRHRLLAMRGLGLRRSGDVAGRSLMATARLRLPAERPDLSASDVFFAALLAAVALREPPRDGMIRLRMPVDLRRELGLGRTLGNGCSAVPIELPFPEVHARLEDPPGLVRWVRSEIQRVLDTGVHWATALECMAVARVAPGRVLRKNARPGLIAEPRTNTLVTTYMGRLDRHFIGAPLRIRSLRSHTPTWGATGFTFQETLCINPATFEGLWSASELRDFTRRLADWACSAFGLTAEVVGP